One window of the Rufibacter radiotolerans genome contains the following:
- a CDS encoding methylglyoxal synthase has protein sequence MKRIAVIAHDGMKAEMVAFVKDHSALFSNSKLFATGTTGQYVQQAGLTVKKLLSGPKGGDAQIASMVAEGKLDAVIFFRDALGKHPHEPDVQMLLRLCDLHNVALATNPSTAKLLVLGLEAQMANE, from the coding sequence ATGAAACGAATAGCCGTGATTGCCCATGATGGCATGAAAGCCGAAATGGTGGCTTTTGTAAAAGACCATTCTGCCTTGTTCAGTAACTCAAAATTGTTTGCCACCGGCACCACGGGACAGTATGTACAGCAGGCCGGCCTTACAGTGAAGAAACTTCTGTCTGGCCCCAAAGGTGGTGATGCCCAGATTGCCAGCATGGTGGCCGAAGGAAAACTGGACGCCGTTATTTTCTTTAGAGATGCCCTAGGCAAACATCCCCATGAACCAGACGTGCAAATGCTGCTTCGCCTCTGTGACCTGCATAACGTAGCCCTGGCCACCAACCCATCCACCGCCAAACTGCTGGTGCTTGGGTTAGAAGCCCAAATGGCCAATGAGTAG
- a CDS encoding DUF4136 domain-containing protein yields the protein MVRLRLMMCLGLLFLGVACQSVRVVKQEAAEQFSLASYKTFDFYPEDNGAKDTLSQESILDMKILKKEVEQHLTARGLVKSPQEPDVWVNLGMVIVEKDQTRETIFGRDAPYYLGQRRYSWKSQEVKVGQYKEGTISLHLVDRRNNELGWQGEAETVIPKKPASSEERIKEGVAALFKRIK from the coding sequence ATGGTAAGACTGAGGCTGATGATGTGTTTAGGGCTCCTTTTTCTGGGTGTTGCTTGCCAATCGGTGCGGGTAGTGAAACAGGAAGCGGCTGAACAGTTTTCCCTAGCTTCCTATAAGACCTTTGACTTTTACCCTGAAGATAACGGTGCCAAAGATACCCTGAGCCAGGAGAGTATCCTGGATATGAAGATCCTGAAAAAAGAGGTGGAACAGCACTTGACTGCCCGAGGTTTGGTAAAAAGTCCGCAGGAACCAGACGTTTGGGTGAACCTGGGGATGGTGATAGTAGAGAAAGACCAAACCCGGGAAACTATCTTCGGCCGTGATGCGCCCTATTACCTGGGCCAGCGCCGCTACTCCTGGAAAAGCCAGGAAGTAAAGGTAGGCCAGTACAAAGAAGGCACCATTTCCCTGCACCTGGTAGACCGGCGGAACAATGAATTAGGATGGCAAGGGGAAGCCGAGACCGTTATCCCGAAGAAGCCGGCCTCCTCCGAGGAAAGAATTAAGGAAGGAGTGGCCGCTTTATTTAAGAGAATAAAGTAG
- a CDS encoding VIT1/CCC1 transporter family protein: MNPVPARKYTDSLQTEVDASYLYGRIAAAEEVPAIARLFQELGEIEQEHAEKMQQRLKQDGHDISLPPPSWRARVLDRLGKILGYGYVIGVLMDTEKSIAVAQLSLKEKSNIAPSGDEVNHVRILQTLLNNKSKVTGEHISRIEGKHRSIGGNALRAAVLGANDGLVSNMSLVMGVAGATNGGSGVLLAGLAGLLAGALSMALGEWISVKSSQELYERQMALEMLEIETNPEGELRELALIYIAKGLPEEQAHQMAATAMSDPKRAHDILVKEELGINRDELEGSAWEAAIASFLLFAVGAVLPVIPFFYTSGNSAIIQSLVFSTLGLFIIGAAITLFTGKSVWYSGARQVLFGLAAAAITFFIGKWIGVSLAG, encoded by the coding sequence ATGAATCCAGTACCCGCCAGAAAATACACAGACAGCCTGCAAACCGAAGTAGACGCTTCCTACCTGTACGGGCGCATTGCGGCTGCCGAGGAAGTGCCGGCCATTGCCCGTTTGTTTCAGGAATTAGGGGAAATTGAGCAGGAACACGCCGAAAAGATGCAGCAAAGGCTGAAGCAAGACGGGCATGATATTTCTTTGCCGCCCCCCTCCTGGCGGGCCCGGGTGCTGGACCGGCTTGGTAAAATCCTGGGGTACGGCTACGTGATTGGCGTGCTCATGGACACCGAGAAAAGCATAGCCGTGGCGCAACTTTCGCTAAAAGAGAAAAGCAATATTGCGCCTTCCGGCGATGAAGTCAACCACGTCAGGATCCTACAAACCCTGCTAAACAATAAAAGCAAGGTGACGGGCGAGCACATTTCCCGCATAGAAGGCAAGCATCGGAGCATTGGCGGAAACGCTTTACGGGCGGCCGTATTAGGTGCCAATGATGGGCTGGTGTCCAACATGAGCCTGGTGATGGGCGTAGCCGGTGCCACCAACGGCGGCAGCGGCGTCTTGCTGGCGGGTTTGGCGGGGCTTCTGGCCGGGGCCTTGTCCATGGCCTTGGGCGAATGGATATCCGTAAAAAGCTCGCAGGAGCTATATGAACGGCAAATGGCCCTGGAAATGCTGGAGATAGAAACCAACCCCGAAGGGGAACTGCGCGAGTTGGCCCTCATCTATATTGCCAAGGGATTACCTGAGGAGCAGGCCCACCAGATGGCTGCCACCGCCATGTCTGACCCCAAGCGGGCGCATGATATTCTGGTGAAAGAGGAACTAGGTATCAACAGAGATGAATTGGAAGGCTCGGCCTGGGAAGCCGCCATTGCCTCTTTCCTGCTATTTGCGGTTGGCGCGGTGCTGCCGGTAATACCTTTTTTCTATACTTCTGGTAACAGCGCCATTATCCAGAGCCTGGTCTTCAGTACGCTGGGGTTGTTTATTATTGGAGCGGCCATTACGCTGTTTACGGGCAAAAGTGTCTGGTATTCCGGTGCCCGGCAGGTGCTGTTTGGGCTGGCAGCGGCCGCCATCACCTTTTTCATAGGGAAATGGATCGGGGTTTCCCTCGCCGGATAA
- a CDS encoding efflux RND transporter periplasmic adaptor subunit — protein MKRTVYFLISVLGGLLLGCSSEPASEPSTAEAEKEQVTNLVQLTPAQLRNGNVKTGKAQLKTIGTALQVNGVMEAPPQSLVSVSVPLGGYIKKTTLLPGMHLKKGQLMAELEDQAYIQLQQDYLTAKARLYYLEKEYARQRDLNQSKATSDKVYQQTVSEYKSQRVLQQALAEKLRMVGLNPSRLTEQNLSRRLRLYSPIDGYVTKVNVNQGKYVVPSDILFELVNPKDLHLMLTVFEKDLGKLQIGQQVMAYQTSQPEKKHPAKIIYIGKDVAQDRAIEVHCHLEKDDPSLVPGMFMTAEIELQSHEAYTLPEDAIVRFGNKQFVFTVRDTGVFEMVEAQTGNSEHGFTALLPSPGLPSPGLNPESQTYVTKGAYSLLMKLKNKEEE, from the coding sequence ATGAAAAGAACCGTCTATTTCTTAATCTCTGTTCTAGGCGGGCTGCTGCTGGGCTGCAGCTCTGAGCCTGCGTCAGAACCCAGTACGGCAGAAGCAGAGAAAGAGCAGGTGACCAATCTGGTGCAGCTCACGCCCGCGCAATTACGCAATGGCAACGTAAAGACAGGAAAGGCGCAGCTTAAAACCATTGGCACGGCCCTGCAGGTAAATGGGGTCATGGAGGCGCCGCCCCAAAGCCTTGTCTCCGTGAGTGTGCCGCTGGGCGGATATATCAAGAAAACGACCCTTTTACCCGGTATGCACCTTAAAAAAGGGCAGCTCATGGCCGAACTGGAAGACCAGGCCTACATACAACTGCAGCAGGATTACCTCACCGCCAAGGCCCGCCTGTATTACCTGGAAAAAGAATACGCCCGCCAGCGCGACCTTAACCAAAGCAAAGCCACCAGCGACAAAGTTTACCAGCAAACCGTTTCGGAGTATAAAAGCCAGCGGGTGTTGCAGCAGGCCCTGGCAGAAAAACTACGCATGGTGGGTTTAAACCCCAGCCGCCTGACAGAGCAAAACCTCTCCCGCCGGCTCAGGCTGTATTCCCCCATTGACGGGTACGTGACCAAGGTAAACGTGAACCAGGGGAAATATGTGGTCCCCTCTGATATTCTCTTTGAATTGGTCAATCCCAAAGACCTACACCTGATGCTGACGGTCTTCGAAAAAGATTTAGGTAAGCTGCAGATAGGGCAACAGGTAATGGCCTACCAGACCAGTCAGCCGGAGAAGAAGCACCCTGCCAAAATCATCTACATTGGCAAAGACGTGGCCCAGGACCGGGCCATTGAAGTGCACTGCCATCTGGAGAAGGATGACCCTTCCCTGGTGCCTGGCATGTTTATGACCGCCGAAATAGAATTACAAAGCCATGAAGCCTACACCTTGCCAGAAGATGCCATTGTGCGCTTCGGTAACAAGCAGTTTGTGTTTACCGTCCGTGACACTGGCGTCTTTGAGATGGTGGAGGCTCAGACCGGGAACTCAGAGCACGGATTCACGGCCTTGCTTCCCTCCCCGGGCCTTCCCTCCCCGGGCCTTAACCCCGAAAGCCAGACCTATGTCACCAAGGGCGCCTATTCCCTGCTCATGAAACTAAAGAACAAAGAGGAAGAATAG
- a CDS encoding CusA/CzcA family heavy metal efflux RND transporter encodes MLNKIISFSIQNKLIIGLMVIVLVVVGSYNVTLLPIDAVPDITNNQVQVITVAPSLGAPDIERLVTFPVEQANSNIPGIKEIRSFSRFGLSLVTIVFGDGVDVYWARQQVAERLQTVASQIPQGVGQPELGPVTTGLGEIYQYVVRPKPGYENQYGAMELRTIQDWIVRRQLLGVPGVADVSSFGGFLKQYQIEVNPLRLKSYGLSIADVFTALEQNNQNTGGSYIDKGDAVLFIRSEGLVGSLEDIENIALGQTSNGSPLLVRDVAEVTYGHATRFGAMTYNDKGEVAGAVVMMLKGANSNQVIKEVKTRIEQIKKSLPEGVVIEAFLDRTKMVNNAISTVERNLLEGALIVVFVLVLFLGNFRAGLLVASVIPLSMLFAITMMNTFGVSGNLMSLGALDFGLIVDGAVIIVEAVLHTFAYNKRFATTIHLSQQNMDDTVQKAASRMMNSAIFGQIIILIVYLPILTLQGIEGKMFRPMAQTVSFALVGAALLSITYVPMMSAVFLSKKITHTPTFSDRMMARLENFYQKHLRRVINYPKTVVASAFLLFAGAVWVLMSLGGEFIPALEEGDFAVDTRVLTGSNLNTTIKATQQASGILLDRFPEVEKIVTKIGSGEIPTDPMPIEASDMMVILKPKKEWSSASSFNELAEKMGEAMQEVPGITAGFQYPVQMRFNELMTGARQDVVCKIYGEDLDTLAHYAQRLGQIAATVQGAKDMYVETVTGMPQIVIKYNHAAIAQHGATISNINQAVNTAFAGVSTGLVFEGERRFDLVVRLQGELRQNINDVQNLLVPTQDGQQIPLYLVAEVKLEEGPYQIQREDAKRRIMVGFNVRDRDVQSLVAELQQKVQQQLNLPPAYYVVYGGAFENLEAARKRLSVAVPVSLALIFLLLYFAFRSFRYGLLIFSAIPLSAIGGVFGLWLRDMPFSISAGVGFIALFGVAVLNGIVMIAEFNRLRKKAGKPMTLQEIVLEGTHSRLRPVLMTASVASLGFLPMALSAGAGAEVQRPLATVVIGGLVVATLLTLFVLPSLYILFEKAVYHDEHPGQEETGSTPAPALVLLLLAFLLPAVAAAQQPITLDNAVAKALQQNLRLQNDRLHASSLQKLQGTAWDLPSTTVNGEYGQINSAYKDTRFGITQSMKLPAVYTTQKNLLKQEWQQGNAQSEVTAYELEWQVTKVFYEMLYSREKQRLLLRTDSLYASFLRNAELRFAKGASNILEKNTAQTQHGQVSLHVKQVQQEMVSLQQQFQDLLQTDTVFVPAVHPLKIAFPPVRDSLSVRQHPYLKLLQQQQEVSKARTRAEKNRLLPDLLAGYNNQSIKGNQTVDGVEKNYSSADRFSSVQVGVGLPLFSWAQKSRIQAARIQEQIAENSVVAVTFALEAQLKKAREQFLLAEEALTYFEKSALPNAATIISSANDLFRNGEIDYLEWVLLTNQAITIQTNYLEAVRSYNQITLDIKALTGRR; translated from the coding sequence ATGCTAAACAAGATCATTTCCTTCTCTATCCAAAATAAGCTCATCATTGGCCTGATGGTGATTGTATTGGTAGTGGTAGGCTCTTATAACGTGACCCTCCTGCCCATTGACGCCGTCCCAGACATTACCAACAACCAGGTGCAGGTCATCACCGTGGCTCCTTCGCTGGGTGCCCCGGACATTGAACGGCTGGTCACCTTTCCGGTGGAACAGGCCAACAGCAACATTCCCGGAATTAAGGAGATAAGGAGTTTTTCGCGTTTCGGGCTCTCCCTGGTTACCATCGTTTTTGGAGACGGGGTTGATGTATACTGGGCCCGGCAGCAGGTAGCCGAACGGTTGCAGACGGTCGCTTCGCAAATTCCGCAAGGCGTGGGGCAGCCGGAACTGGGCCCCGTGACCACTGGCCTGGGCGAAATCTACCAGTATGTGGTCCGCCCCAAACCAGGGTATGAAAACCAGTATGGCGCCATGGAACTGCGCACCATCCAGGATTGGATTGTCCGGAGGCAGTTGCTGGGCGTGCCAGGCGTGGCAGATGTCAGCAGCTTTGGGGGTTTCCTGAAGCAGTACCAGATTGAGGTGAACCCGCTCCGGCTTAAATCCTATGGATTATCCATTGCCGATGTATTTACTGCGCTGGAGCAAAACAACCAAAATACCGGGGGCTCTTACATAGACAAAGGAGACGCCGTACTTTTTATCAGGAGCGAAGGTTTGGTGGGTTCTCTGGAAGATATTGAAAATATTGCCCTGGGCCAAACCTCCAACGGCTCTCCCCTGCTGGTGCGTGACGTGGCCGAAGTAACCTATGGGCATGCCACCCGCTTTGGGGCCATGACCTACAATGACAAAGGCGAGGTTGCGGGCGCCGTGGTCATGATGCTAAAGGGTGCCAACAGCAACCAGGTCATCAAGGAAGTTAAAACGCGCATTGAACAAATCAAAAAGTCGTTGCCCGAAGGCGTGGTGATTGAAGCGTTCCTGGACCGGACCAAGATGGTGAATAACGCCATAAGCACCGTAGAGCGCAACCTGCTGGAAGGGGCGCTAATTGTAGTGTTCGTTCTGGTTTTGTTCCTGGGCAACTTTCGGGCGGGCTTACTGGTGGCCTCAGTGATCCCGCTCTCCATGCTGTTTGCCATCACAATGATGAACACGTTTGGCGTCAGTGGCAACCTGATGAGCCTGGGCGCCCTGGATTTCGGGCTGATTGTGGACGGGGCCGTCATTATAGTAGAGGCCGTGCTGCACACGTTTGCCTATAACAAGCGCTTTGCCACCACCATCCACCTGTCCCAGCAAAACATGGACGACACGGTGCAGAAAGCTGCCAGCCGCATGATGAACAGCGCCATCTTCGGGCAGATCATTATTCTCATAGTGTACCTGCCTATTCTTACGCTGCAGGGCATTGAAGGTAAAATGTTCAGACCCATGGCCCAAACGGTATCCTTTGCCCTGGTAGGTGCCGCCCTCCTGTCCATTACCTATGTGCCAATGATGAGCGCGGTGTTTTTAAGTAAGAAAATCACGCATACCCCTACCTTCTCTGACCGGATGATGGCCCGCCTGGAAAACTTCTACCAAAAACACCTGCGCCGCGTCATCAACTATCCCAAAACGGTGGTGGCCAGTGCTTTTCTTCTTTTTGCCGGGGCCGTTTGGGTGCTCATGTCCTTGGGCGGGGAGTTTATCCCGGCGCTGGAGGAAGGCGACTTCGCGGTAGATACCCGGGTACTGACCGGCAGTAACCTTAACACCACCATTAAAGCCACGCAGCAAGCCTCTGGTATATTGCTGGACCGTTTCCCGGAAGTAGAGAAAATAGTTACCAAAATAGGCTCCGGCGAGATCCCCACCGACCCCATGCCTATTGAGGCCAGTGATATGATGGTCATCCTGAAACCCAAAAAAGAATGGTCCTCTGCTTCTTCCTTTAATGAATTAGCGGAGAAAATGGGCGAGGCCATGCAGGAGGTGCCAGGCATCACAGCTGGTTTCCAGTACCCGGTGCAAATGCGTTTCAATGAATTGATGACCGGTGCTCGCCAGGATGTGGTGTGTAAAATCTACGGTGAAGACTTGGACACCTTAGCTCATTATGCCCAGCGGCTGGGACAGATAGCGGCTACGGTGCAAGGCGCCAAAGACATGTACGTGGAGACTGTCACCGGTATGCCCCAGATAGTGATCAAGTACAACCACGCCGCCATTGCCCAGCACGGAGCCACCATTTCAAACATCAACCAGGCCGTGAACACCGCCTTTGCAGGGGTAAGTACGGGGCTGGTGTTTGAGGGCGAAAGAAGGTTTGACCTGGTGGTGCGCCTGCAGGGGGAACTGCGCCAAAACATAAACGACGTGCAGAACCTTCTGGTCCCCACGCAAGACGGCCAGCAGATTCCGCTGTACCTGGTAGCTGAGGTCAAGCTGGAGGAAGGCCCTTACCAGATTCAGCGGGAAGACGCCAAACGGCGCATAATGGTAGGGTTTAACGTACGGGACCGCGATGTGCAGAGCCTGGTAGCGGAATTGCAGCAAAAGGTACAGCAGCAATTAAACCTCCCTCCTGCCTATTACGTGGTGTACGGCGGCGCTTTTGAGAATCTGGAGGCGGCCCGCAAACGGCTGTCCGTGGCGGTCCCGGTCTCGCTGGCGCTTATTTTCCTTCTCTTGTATTTCGCGTTCAGGTCTTTCCGGTACGGGCTGCTTATCTTTTCGGCCATTCCCCTGTCTGCTATTGGTGGAGTATTTGGCCTATGGCTCAGGGATATGCCCTTCAGTATTTCAGCGGGGGTAGGTTTTATCGCTTTGTTTGGGGTAGCGGTTCTAAACGGCATTGTCATGATAGCAGAGTTCAACCGCCTGCGCAAAAAAGCGGGCAAACCCATGACGCTCCAGGAAATCGTGCTGGAAGGCACGCACTCCCGCCTTCGCCCAGTTTTGATGACGGCCAGCGTGGCTTCTCTCGGGTTCCTGCCTATGGCGCTTAGCGCGGGCGCCGGGGCCGAGGTGCAACGCCCTTTGGCCACTGTGGTGATTGGCGGGTTGGTGGTGGCTACGCTTCTTACACTCTTCGTGTTACCCTCCCTGTATATTCTGTTTGAGAAAGCCGTCTACCATGATGAGCACCCAGGCCAGGAAGAGACAGGCTCTACTCCTGCTCCCGCCCTTGTACTTTTACTACTTGCCTTTCTTTTACCCGCGGTAGCGGCTGCGCAACAACCTATAACCCTGGACAACGCGGTGGCCAAGGCACTGCAGCAAAACCTGCGGTTGCAGAACGACCGGCTGCACGCCTCTTCTTTGCAGAAACTACAGGGTACCGCCTGGGACCTTCCTTCCACCACGGTCAACGGCGAATATGGCCAGATCAACAGCGCTTACAAAGACACCCGTTTTGGAATCACCCAAAGCATGAAGTTGCCGGCAGTGTACACTACACAGAAAAACCTTCTTAAACAGGAATGGCAGCAGGGCAATGCCCAAAGTGAGGTAACGGCCTATGAATTGGAATGGCAGGTAACTAAGGTCTTTTATGAGATGCTATACTCCCGGGAAAAACAGCGACTACTTCTACGAACCGACAGTTTGTATGCCTCTTTTCTGCGCAACGCCGAGCTTCGGTTTGCCAAAGGGGCCAGCAACATCCTAGAGAAAAACACCGCCCAAACACAGCACGGACAAGTGAGTTTGCACGTAAAACAAGTACAGCAAGAGATGGTCAGCCTGCAGCAGCAGTTTCAGGATCTTCTACAGACAGATACCGTGTTTGTGCCAGCGGTCCACCCTCTGAAGATTGCTTTTCCCCCGGTGCGTGATTCACTTTCCGTCAGGCAGCACCCCTACCTGAAACTGCTGCAGCAACAACAGGAAGTTAGCAAAGCCAGAACCAGGGCCGAAAAAAACAGGCTCCTCCCCGACCTTCTGGCCGGGTACAATAACCAAAGCATAAAGGGAAACCAGACCGTAGACGGAGTGGAAAAGAATTACAGTTCAGCAGACCGGTTCTCCTCGGTTCAGGTAGGAGTTGGGCTGCCTCTATTTTCCTGGGCGCAGAAATCCAGAATCCAGGCCGCCAGAATCCAGGAGCAGATCGCTGAGAACTCCGTAGTGGCGGTCACCTTTGCCCTGGAGGCCCAACTCAAGAAGGCACGGGAGCAGTTTCTGTTAGCCGAAGAGGCGCTGACTTATTTTGAGAAATCGGCTTTGCCGAATGCTGCCACCATTATCTCCTCTGCCAATGACCTGTTCAGGAACGGGGAGATTGATTACCTGGAATGGGTGTTGCTCACTAACCAGGCCATCACTATCCAAACCAATTACCTCGAGGCGGTGAGAAGTTACAACCAGATTACTTTAGACATTAAAGCCCTAACCGGCAGAAGATAA
- a CDS encoding cyanophycinase, with protein MEVPKGKIIAIGGNEDKGTVPAPTEVQAQHQLRFFDYGILKRIHDELHGLGSRIEVVTTASLIPEEIGKVYQEAFLRLGCDNVGVLHIKSIQEANDPQNLHRFSAAHGVMFTGGDQSRITTAFNGSEALKVLKKRYAQEEKFLISGTSAGAMALSQVMIKGSWEQNALVKGMVTLDKGMGLLNEIVVDTHFVNRRRIPRLIEAIASNPLHLGIGLGEDTGILVTENQYIETIGSGLVIVIDGRQLEENNYGGVKEGEALCLEHLVMHVLPKGRRYNMATGEFM; from the coding sequence ATGGAGGTACCTAAAGGAAAAATAATAGCCATAGGAGGGAACGAAGACAAAGGAACTGTTCCTGCCCCAACCGAGGTGCAAGCGCAACACCAGTTAAGGTTCTTTGACTATGGAATCTTGAAGCGTATCCATGACGAACTCCATGGGCTAGGCTCCCGCATAGAAGTGGTCACCACCGCCTCGTTAATTCCGGAAGAGATAGGAAAGGTGTACCAAGAGGCTTTTCTCCGTTTAGGGTGCGACAACGTGGGGGTGCTCCACATAAAATCTATACAAGAAGCAAATGACCCCCAAAACCTGCACAGGTTTTCCGCTGCGCATGGCGTTATGTTTACTGGCGGCGATCAAAGCAGAATCACAACGGCCTTTAATGGCTCAGAAGCCCTGAAAGTCCTTAAGAAAAGGTATGCGCAGGAGGAAAAGTTTTTGATATCGGGGACCAGTGCGGGCGCCATGGCCCTGTCTCAGGTCATGATCAAAGGGTCCTGGGAACAAAATGCCCTGGTTAAAGGGATGGTGACGTTAGATAAAGGGATGGGTTTGTTAAACGAGATTGTAGTAGACACACACTTTGTAAACCGCCGCCGCATTCCGCGCCTAATAGAAGCCATTGCCAGTAATCCGTTACACCTGGGCATTGGCCTGGGGGAAGACACCGGAATTCTGGTGACAGAGAACCAATATATTGAAACCATAGGTTCTGGCCTGGTCATAGTCATTGACGGCCGACAACTGGAGGAAAACAACTATGGCGGGGTGAAGGAAGGGGAAGCCCTGTGCCTGGAACATCTGGTCATGCACGTACTACCCAAAGGAAGACGCTATAATATGGCCACCGGGGAGTTCATGTAA
- a CDS encoding S41 family peptidase — translation MKFLSVFVLGLLSVMTVWAQPNAPKVTRSFPASGATDVDTTLTQITIEFDKDMTSGVSFPGTSMASVDIIDKPFWPTTRKVIIPVKLKGGRLYILRMNGESSNKFQSAGGMPLPATQLVFHTQSRKNELNQKANATAFQEFKAYFLQRYVPLSKNGYNWEAALNSLEPEIIRQKTTGGFATKLIHGLAPADDLDVWVRLGKTLFVTKPPTFKITNYNFEAVNAQLQNLTTSPRRLVVAGTVQDNIGYIRINTWNKTQAVDIAFATAKLKALQHLPYLILDVRGNPGGDDLLAQQFARHFVNKPVAYEKVLLFDEAHKTFTKEITRVLEPAKDFLYKSKVVVLMGPQNAGSCESFLLMMQNSLNAQLIGQRSAGSNGNPVEFKLSNGVGLFLPSGKSFNKAGQSLDKGITPDVELSALPEAYLNEDPLFEKAKVLVKQ, via the coding sequence ATGAAGTTTTTGTCTGTATTTGTTCTTGGGCTGCTTTCTGTAATGACGGTTTGGGCTCAGCCAAATGCGCCCAAAGTAACCAGGTCTTTCCCAGCTTCCGGCGCGACAGATGTAGACACTACACTTACTCAGATTACCATTGAGTTTGATAAGGACATGACCTCTGGAGTCTCTTTTCCTGGCACCAGCATGGCCTCGGTAGACATTATAGACAAACCCTTCTGGCCAACCACCAGGAAAGTGATTATTCCCGTGAAATTGAAAGGGGGAAGGTTGTATATACTACGCATGAACGGGGAGAGCAGTAACAAATTCCAGAGTGCAGGCGGCATGCCTTTGCCCGCCACCCAATTGGTGTTTCATACCCAAAGCAGGAAGAATGAATTAAACCAAAAAGCCAACGCAACGGCTTTTCAGGAATTCAAAGCTTATTTTCTACAGCGGTATGTGCCCCTTAGTAAAAATGGCTATAACTGGGAGGCAGCCTTAAATTCCTTGGAGCCGGAAATTATCCGACAGAAGACTACCGGCGGTTTTGCCACCAAACTGATTCATGGCTTAGCTCCGGCAGATGATCTGGACGTATGGGTACGCCTGGGCAAAACCTTGTTTGTTACCAAGCCGCCAACCTTTAAAATCACCAACTATAACTTTGAGGCGGTTAATGCCCAGCTCCAGAATTTGACAACCAGTCCTAGAAGACTTGTGGTGGCGGGTACGGTACAAGACAACATTGGCTATATCAGGATCAATACCTGGAACAAAACCCAAGCAGTTGACATTGCCTTTGCCACCGCCAAATTAAAAGCCTTGCAGCATTTGCCGTACCTGATCCTAGATGTGCGGGGAAACCCGGGCGGTGATGATCTGTTAGCCCAGCAGTTTGCCCGCCATTTTGTAAATAAACCGGTGGCTTATGAAAAGGTGCTACTGTTTGATGAAGCCCATAAGACATTTACCAAAGAGATCACAAGGGTTCTGGAGCCCGCTAAAGATTTCTTGTATAAAAGTAAAGTAGTGGTCTTAATGGGCCCGCAAAACGCCGGCAGCTGCGAATCCTTTTTATTGATGATGCAAAACTCTCTGAATGCGCAACTAATTGGCCAGCGGTCTGCGGGAAGCAATGGCAACCCGGTGGAATTTAAGTTATCAAATGGCGTAGGCCTGTTCCTGCCATCCGGGAAATCATTTAATAAGGCTGGACAATCTTTAGACAAAGGCATTACGCCAGATGTAGAACTTTCAGCATTGCCAGAAGCATATCTGAACGAGGATCCATTGTTTGAAAAAGCTAAGGTGTTAGTTAAACAATAA
- a CDS encoding TIGR02117 family protein yields the protein MKLALHIVGYGFMVLVLLVLIYFVFAFVLSRMSVAQEPETKKEISIYILTNGVHTDLVVPVKSNVIDWTKYVKYSHTKGNDTTARYLGFGWGDKGFYLETPTWADLKVSTAFEAMTGLSSSAIHATFMHAMVENDACKRIDISQEQYERLAKFIIARFDLDARGDSRHIVTNANYGMDDAFYEAKGSYNLFYTCNTWANAGLKACGQKAAIWTPFYQGIFYHYK from the coding sequence TTGAAATTAGCGCTCCACATTGTGGGCTACGGCTTTATGGTCCTGGTCCTTTTGGTTTTAATATATTTTGTTTTTGCCTTTGTCTTGTCCAGAATGAGTGTGGCGCAGGAGCCTGAAACCAAAAAAGAGATTTCCATTTATATTCTCACCAATGGGGTGCACACAGATCTGGTAGTACCGGTTAAGAGCAATGTCATTGATTGGACTAAATATGTTAAGTACAGCCACACCAAAGGCAATGATACCACCGCCCGGTACCTGGGTTTTGGGTGGGGAGACAAGGGCTTTTATCTGGAAACACCCACCTGGGCAGATTTAAAGGTTAGTACCGCGTTTGAGGCCATGACCGGTCTAAGCTCTTCGGCCATACATGCCACCTTTATGCACGCCATGGTGGAGAATGACGCCTGCAAGAGAATTGACATAAGTCAGGAGCAATATGAGCGGTTGGCTAAGTTTATTATAGCCCGGTTTGACCTAGATGCCCGCGGGGACTCAAGGCACATTGTGACAAATGCCAATTACGGAATGGATGATGCTTTTTATGAGGCCAAAGGGAGCTACAATCTGTTTTACACCTGCAACACGTGGGCCAATGCCGGCTTGAAAGCCTGTGGTCAGAAAGCCGCCATCTGGACACCTTTTTACCAGGGTATCTTTTACCACTACAAATAA